The following proteins are encoded in a genomic region of Mus caroli chromosome 18, CAROLI_EIJ_v1.1, whole genome shotgun sequence:
- the LOC110285164 gene encoding serine protease inhibitor Kazal-type 12: protein MLNTPNISVFSDLKVLSAMKPAVAFLLLISLACLFLSVDAVSQGGFQAFCRNYEKTLAPDGKSCPKTHKPVCGTDGKTYQNRCAFCQTAMERSLGKLGFKHEGKC, encoded by the exons ATGTTGAACACCCCTAACATTTCTGTGTTCTCAGACCTCAAGGTTCTCAGCGCCATGAAGCCAGCAGTTGCCTTTCTGCTTTTGATCAGCCTGGCCTGTTTGTTCCTCTCTGTAG ATGCTGTGAGCCAAGGAGGCTTTCAG GCTTTTTGCAGAAACTATGAGAAGACACTGGCCCCAGATGGAAAATCATGCCCAAAGACCCACAAACCTGTGTGTGGCACTGATGGAAAAACCTACCAAAACCGCTGTGCATTCTGCCAAACAGCCAT ggaGAGAAGTTTGGGGAAACTTGGTTTCAAACATGAAGGGAAATGCTGA